A stretch of Carya illinoinensis cultivar Pawnee chromosome 14, C.illinoinensisPawnee_v1, whole genome shotgun sequence DNA encodes these proteins:
- the LOC122293589 gene encoding uncharacterized protein LOC122293589 produces the protein MNAFFDGYVHAKTNLKEFVNQYDNALKKKIEKENVADFHSFNVTIPCISRSPIEKRYQDLYKNGKFREVQQQLARIINLDPILLKVDGTIKTYVVDDEVCLEEFTKLVTHSVDFSQEDTSVKFSCEFFEMRGIVYFGSMEEGHQKKIHVNPQQLRHSPATGGFLAYSTLLNICYKMITHTAGSREHTLDATNKLLAMIDLYSGNQDLPSYTQNCPNVAGTTNVSATIGSLKQVLSPHVVRGKGRPLSLRRASRMERDLRKVKEKTKRA, from the exons atgaatgccttTTTTGATGGCTATGTTCATGCTAAgacaaacttgaaagagtttgtcAATCAATATGATAATgccttgaaaaagaaaattgagaaagaaaatgtaGCGGACTTCCACTCATTTAATGTCACAATTCCCTGCATTTCAAGATCTCCAATTGAAAAGAGGTATCAAGATTTGTACAAGAATGGAAAGTTTAGGGAAGTTCAGCAACAACTTGCCCGCATTATCAACTTGGACCCAATTTTACTCAAGGTGGATGGTACCATAAAGACCTATGTAGTAGACGATGAAGTTTGTCTCGAAGAGTTCACTAAGTTGGTTACACATTCAGTGGACTTTAGTCAGGAAGATACATCAGTCAAGTTTTCTTGTGAGTTTTTTGAAATGAGGGGGATA GTATATTTTggatcgatggaggaaggacatCAAAAGAAGATACATGTTAATCCACAGCAGCTACGACACAGTCCAGCAACGGGAGGATTCTTAGCTTATTCAACTCTTTTGAACATTTGTTATAAGATGATTACTCATACTGCGGGTTCGAGAGAACATACTTTGGATGCAACTAATAAGTTGCTTGCAATGATTGACCTGTATTCTGGCAATCAAGATCTCCCATCGTACACCCAAAATTGTCCCAATGTTGCTGGTACAACAAATGTTTCAGCTACTATTGGTTCTTTAAAACAAGTACTCAGTCCACATGTTGTGAGAGGGAAAGGGAGACCCTTatctctgaggagagcatcTAGGATGGAGAGAGACCTGCGAAAAGTAAAGGAGAAGACGAAGCGAGCATAG